Proteins from a single region of Kineococcus rhizosphaerae:
- a CDS encoding PRC-barrel domain-containing protein, translating into MTILVQDLNQWKGAAVLDVSDAKIGTLSSVYVDAATDEWLFAAVETGVVGFKKVVLVPLDGAAVGRHDIRVAFPKETVKASPSFGTDEELGPDDEPRIYAAYAMEYSAADTPSGRHLARR; encoded by the coding sequence ATGACGATCCTCGTGCAGGACCTGAACCAGTGGAAGGGCGCGGCCGTCCTCGACGTCAGCGACGCGAAGATCGGCACCCTCAGCTCCGTCTACGTCGACGCCGCCACCGACGAGTGGCTGTTCGCGGCCGTCGAGACCGGCGTCGTGGGGTTCAAGAAGGTCGTGCTCGTGCCCCTGGACGGCGCCGCCGTCGGCCGCCACGACATCCGGGTGGCCTTCCCCAAGGAGACCGTCAAGGCCTCGCCGTCGTTCGGGACCGACGAGGAGCTCGGCCCCGACGACGAACCGCGCATCTACGCCGCCTACGCCATGGAGTACTCGGCCGCCGACACGCCCAGCGGCCGCCACCTGGCCCGGCGCTGA
- a CDS encoding hemolysin family protein, producing the protein MSNQASLLLAVFLILGNAFFVGAEFAVLSARRSQIEPLAESSARARSALTAMEHVSLMLAACQLGVTLCSLGLGAVAEPAIAHLLEPLFHAVHLPEVLIHPVALVIALSIVTYLHVVVGEMIPKNLSIAGPDRAVLLLAPPLVAIGRVIGPVIRALNALTNAALRALGVEPKDEVSSAFTVEEVQSIVAESRREGTLDDSGGLVTGALEFSDRTVGDIAVPLAELRTLPAGSTPADVEALVARTGFSRFPVVDAAGDLEGYLHLKDILYADDDRYAEPVPEKRVRALGTLGAGEEVEDALAAMRRTGAHLARVVDAAGEVTGVVFLEDVLEELVGEVSDAMQRARG; encoded by the coding sequence GTGAGCAACCAGGCCTCGCTGCTCCTGGCGGTGTTCCTGATCCTGGGCAACGCCTTCTTCGTCGGCGCCGAGTTCGCCGTGCTGTCGGCCCGGCGCAGCCAGATCGAGCCGCTGGCCGAGTCCAGCGCCCGGGCGCGCTCGGCGCTGACCGCCATGGAGCACGTCTCGCTCATGCTGGCGGCCTGCCAGCTGGGGGTGACCCTGTGCTCCCTGGGGCTGGGCGCCGTGGCCGAGCCGGCCATCGCGCACCTGCTGGAACCGCTGTTCCACGCCGTGCACCTGCCCGAGGTGCTGATCCACCCCGTCGCCCTCGTCATCGCGCTGTCGATCGTCACGTACCTGCACGTCGTCGTCGGCGAGATGATCCCCAAGAACCTCTCGATCGCCGGCCCCGACCGCGCGGTGCTGCTCCTGGCCCCGCCGCTGGTCGCGATCGGGCGGGTCATCGGGCCCGTCATCCGCGCCCTGAACGCCCTGACGAACGCCGCCCTGCGGGCGCTGGGCGTCGAGCCCAAGGACGAGGTCTCCAGCGCGTTCACCGTCGAGGAGGTGCAGTCGATCGTCGCCGAGTCCCGCCGGGAGGGCACGCTCGACGACTCCGGCGGGCTGGTGACGGGGGCGCTGGAGTTCTCCGACCGCACGGTCGGCGACATCGCCGTGCCGCTGGCCGAGCTGCGCACCCTGCCCGCCGGTTCGACCCCCGCCGACGTGGAGGCCCTCGTGGCCCGCACGGGGTTCAGCCGCTTCCCCGTCGTCGACGCCGCCGGCGACCTGGAGGGCTACCTGCACCTGAAGGACATCCTGTACGCGGACGACGACCGGTACGCCGAACCGGTGCCGGAGAAGCGGGTCCGGGCCCTGGGGACCCTCGGGGCGGGCGAGGAGGTCGAGGACGCCCTCGCCGCGATGCGCCGCACGGGCGCGCACCTGGCCCGCGTCGTCGACGCGGCCGGTGAGGTCACGGGCGTGGTGTTCCTCGAGGACGTCCTGGAGGAGCTCGTCGGCGAGGTCAGCGACGCCATGCAGCGCGCCCGCGGCTGA
- a CDS encoding glycosyltransferase — translation MHPPLLSRTPSPVHPDRSLVRSTRTAGTSTRGRSLTVAVLGPSRYPVAEPYAGGLESFVGGLVRGLRERGHRVLLFAAQGSDDAQPEVLDGGGWEPDELSRRDPSMPAAAFMAEHHAHLRVMDALRTRYADEVDLVHNNSLHYLPLSLSATLPFPTVTTFHTPPTPWLTSALAAGGGSARFTSVSRFTGQQWAPWAPRAHVVHNGVDPGRWTPGPGGTNLLWFGRLVPEKGPHLAIAAAARAGRHLDLVGPALDEEYFARRIAPHLGRGVTWHGHLGGSPLARAVGRAGAVLVTPVWDEPFGLVAAEAAMCGTPVVALDRGGLREVVRPGSGSALGEVVAAGDVDALAAAVGPALAMDRARVRAAAEARLSAPAMIAGYEGVYRAVLSEASAEAPVEDHVRVAAS, via the coding sequence GTGCACCCGCCTCTCCTGTCCCGCACCCCGTCGCCCGTCCACCCCGACAGGTCCCTCGTGCGGTCGACGCGGACGGCGGGCACGAGCACCCGGGGGCGGTCCCTGACCGTCGCGGTCCTGGGACCGAGCAGGTACCCCGTCGCCGAGCCCTACGCGGGTGGGCTGGAGTCCTTCGTCGGCGGCCTGGTCCGCGGGCTGCGCGAGCGCGGCCACCGGGTGCTGCTGTTCGCGGCCCAGGGCTCGGACGACGCCCAGCCGGAGGTCCTGGACGGCGGCGGGTGGGAACCGGACGAGCTGTCGCGCCGCGACCCGTCGATGCCCGCCGCGGCCTTCATGGCCGAGCACCACGCCCACCTGCGCGTGATGGACGCGCTGCGCACGCGCTACGCCGACGAGGTCGACCTGGTCCACAACAACTCCCTGCACTACCTGCCGCTGTCGTTGTCGGCGACGCTGCCCTTCCCCACGGTCACGACGTTCCACACGCCCCCGACCCCGTGGCTGACGTCGGCCCTGGCGGCCGGCGGCGGCTCCGCCCGGTTCACCAGCGTCAGCCGGTTCACCGGCCAGCAGTGGGCCCCGTGGGCCCCCCGCGCGCACGTCGTGCACAACGGCGTCGACCCGGGCCGCTGGACGCCGGGACCGGGCGGGACGAACCTGCTCTGGTTCGGCCGGCTGGTCCCCGAGAAGGGCCCGCACCTGGCCATCGCCGCCGCGGCGCGGGCGGGCCGGCACCTGGACCTGGTGGGGCCGGCGCTGGACGAGGAGTACTTCGCGCGGCGCATCGCCCCCCACCTGGGCCGGGGCGTGACGTGGCACGGCCACCTGGGGGGCTCCCCGCTGGCCCGGGCCGTCGGCCGCGCGGGCGCGGTCCTGGTGACCCCGGTGTGGGACGAGCCGTTCGGCCTCGTCGCGGCCGAGGCCGCGATGTGCGGCACGCCGGTGGTCGCCCTCGACCGCGGGGGACTGCGCGAGGTCGTCCGCCCCGGCTCGGGCAGCGCCCTGGGCGAGGTCGTCGCCGCCGGGGACGTCGACGCCCTGGCCGCCGCCGTCGGCCCGGCGCTCGCGATGGACCGGGCCCGCGTCCGGGCGGCGGCGGAGGCGCGGCTGTCCGCGCCGGCCATGATCGCCGGCTACGAGGGCGTCTACCGGGCGGTGCTGTCCGAGGCCTCCGCCGAGGCCCCCGTCGAGGACCACGTGCGGGTCGCGGCGTCGTAG
- a CDS encoding hemolysin family protein: protein MLTEWLLLLVGIVLTLGTAVFVAAEFAFVTLDRFTVEKAVEDGDRRAAGVLPALRTLSTQLSGAQVGITLTTLLVGYLTEPSLASLLHGPLSALGLGDGLADTVAGVVSVVVAAAFSMVVGELIPKNLALSVPLRTAGVVAPLQRGFTWFTGPLITVLNGSANWFLRRIGVEPQEELSGARSARELAALVRRSADLGTLDEGTANLISRSLLFGDQTAADVMTPRVRMEVVRLEETAADVVARARTTGHSRFPVTGDDDDDVRGVVHVKAAVAVPPERRHDVPAAALMSTARRVPDSLTLEPLLVQLRQKGLQLAVVVDEYGGTAGVVTLEDLVEEIVGDVSDEHDRDRGGLRQHRDSSWTVPGLARPDEVRDACGVDVPDDPAYETVGGFVMARLGRIPAVGDEVEIDGAVLRVARMEGRRVERLRLRPRPVTVSEAVSGAVSGAVASAGGAR from the coding sequence GTGCTGACCGAATGGCTCCTCCTGCTCGTCGGGATCGTCCTGACCCTGGGCACCGCGGTGTTCGTCGCCGCCGAGTTCGCGTTCGTCACCCTCGACCGGTTCACCGTCGAGAAGGCCGTCGAGGACGGTGACCGCCGGGCCGCCGGGGTGCTGCCCGCGCTGCGGACGCTGTCGACCCAGCTGTCGGGCGCCCAGGTCGGGATCACCCTGACGACGCTGCTCGTCGGCTACCTCACCGAACCGTCCCTCGCCTCGCTGCTGCACGGCCCGCTGAGCGCGCTGGGGCTCGGCGACGGCCTCGCGGACACCGTCGCCGGCGTCGTCAGCGTCGTCGTCGCGGCCGCGTTCTCGATGGTCGTGGGGGAGCTGATCCCCAAGAACCTCGCCCTGTCGGTGCCGCTGCGCACCGCCGGGGTCGTCGCCCCGCTGCAGCGCGGGTTCACCTGGTTCACCGGGCCCCTCATCACGGTCCTGAACGGCAGCGCGAACTGGTTCCTGCGGCGCATCGGCGTCGAACCCCAGGAGGAGCTGTCCGGGGCCCGTTCGGCGCGCGAGCTGGCCGCGCTCGTGCGGCGCTCGGCCGACCTGGGGACCCTCGACGAGGGCACCGCGAACCTCATCAGCCGCTCGCTGCTGTTCGGAGACCAGACCGCCGCCGACGTCATGACCCCGCGCGTGCGGATGGAGGTCGTGCGGCTGGAGGAGACCGCCGCCGACGTCGTCGCGCGCGCCCGCACCACGGGCCACTCCCGGTTCCCCGTGACCGGGGACGACGACGACGACGTGCGCGGCGTCGTGCACGTCAAGGCCGCCGTCGCGGTCCCGCCCGAGCGCCGGCACGACGTGCCCGCCGCGGCCCTGATGTCCACCGCCCGCCGCGTGCCGGACTCCCTGACCCTCGAACCGCTGCTGGTGCAACTGCGGCAGAAAGGGTTGCAGCTCGCCGTGGTCGTCGACGAGTACGGCGGCACGGCCGGCGTGGTGACGCTGGAGGACCTCGTCGAGGAGATCGTCGGGGACGTCTCCGACGAGCACGACCGCGACCGCGGCGGCCTGCGCCAGCACCGCGACTCCTCCTGGACCGTCCCCGGCCTGGCCCGGCCCGACGAGGTCCGCGACGCCTGCGGGGTCGACGTCCCCGACGACCCCGCCTACGAGACCGTCGGCGGGTTCGTCATGGCCCGCCTCGGCCGCATCCCCGCCGTCGGCGACGAGGTGGAGATCGACGGCGCGGTCCTGCGCGTGGCGCGCATGGAGGGCCGCCGGGTCGAACGGCTGCGGCTGCGCCCCCGGCCCGTCACCGTGTCCGAAGCCGTCTCGGGGGCCGTCTCCGGGGCCGTCGCGAGCGCGGGAGGTGCCCGGTGA
- a CDS encoding glycosyltransferase, with the protein MVPHYEAPHDLELVLGALALQDHPLHLLDVVVADDGSRTPPAPGPRPFPVRVVAQEDAGFRAAAARNLGAAHATGEVLCFLDADTVPEPGYVAAVLRAVRAGADLVVGRRRHADLSAATPGALAAWWRGQGPAPELFEDPAWLREAYERTGDLRDAGDDAYRFVISAVLSVTRELFDAVGGFEESFTQYGGEDWEFAHRCWLRGADFAHAPDAVAWHDGPDFAGRTDDADARRSRNAEGLALARFVPGPATRGAGLVWAFPDVVVTLDDTGAEVADVVACVASLLAGTDGGVWLRSGDACDELADPRVHRGTPPADVLGRCRFRVDLDRPVVLTGATLAELTDVAPVRVGDDLLVRRTRDVARSAGAADVAVPADPAVRADPLDGVDLQRAWGRYDHRRHVRLQRSLRTPFVVSERPIAAP; encoded by the coding sequence GTGGTCCCCCACTACGAGGCCCCGCACGACCTCGAGCTCGTGCTGGGCGCGCTCGCGCTGCAGGACCACCCCCTGCACCTGCTGGACGTCGTCGTGGCCGACGACGGCTCGCGCACCCCGCCGGCCCCGGGGCCGCGGCCGTTCCCGGTGCGCGTGGTCGCCCAGGAGGACGCCGGGTTCCGCGCAGCCGCCGCCCGCAACCTCGGGGCCGCGCACGCCACCGGCGAGGTCCTGTGCTTCCTGGACGCCGACACCGTCCCCGAACCGGGGTACGTCGCGGCCGTGCTGCGGGCGGTGCGCGCGGGAGCCGACCTCGTCGTCGGCCGCCGTCGCCACGCCGACCTGTCCGCGGCCACCCCCGGCGCCCTCGCGGCGTGGTGGCGCGGGCAGGGGCCCGCCCCGGAGCTCTTCGAGGACCCGGCCTGGCTGCGCGAGGCGTACGAGCGCACCGGCGACCTGCGCGACGCCGGTGACGACGCGTACCGCTTCGTCATCTCCGCGGTCCTCAGCGTCACCCGCGAGCTGTTCGACGCGGTGGGCGGCTTCGAGGAGTCGTTCACGCAGTACGGCGGGGAGGACTGGGAGTTCGCCCACCGGTGCTGGCTGCGGGGGGCGGACTTCGCCCACGCCCCCGACGCGGTCGCCTGGCACGACGGGCCCGACTTCGCCGGCCGCACCGACGACGCGGACGCCCGCCGCTCCCGCAACGCCGAGGGGCTGGCGCTGGCCCGGTTCGTCCCCGGTCCCGCGACCCGCGGCGCCGGGCTGGTCTGGGCCTTCCCCGACGTCGTCGTGACCCTCGACGACACCGGGGCCGAGGTGGCCGACGTCGTGGCCTGCGTCGCGAGCCTGCTGGCGGGCACCGACGGCGGGGTCTGGCTGCGCTCGGGGGACGCCTGCGACGAGCTCGCGGACCCGCGCGTGCACCGCGGGACCCCGCCGGCGGACGTGCTGGGCCGCTGCCGCTTCCGCGTCGACCTGGACCGGCCCGTGGTCCTGACCGGGGCCACGCTCGCCGAGCTGACCGACGTCGCGCCGGTGCGGGTCGGCGACGACCTGCTCGTGCGGCGGACCCGGGACGTGGCCCGGTCCGCCGGCGCCGCCGACGTGGCCGTGCCGGCCGACCCCGCCGTGCGGGCCGACCCCCTGGACGGGGTCGACCTGCAGCGGGCCTGGGGCCGCTACGACCACCGACGCCACGTCCGCCTTCAGCGGTCGCTGCGCACGCCGTTCGTCGTCAGCGAGCGGCCGATCGCCGCGCCGTAG
- a CDS encoding WcbI family polysaccharide biosynthesis putative acetyltransferase has translation MTGRRRHYAHFYGLAPVTRDDRPLVLVHGNCQAESVRVLLDFPASPVRTVRVPPVHELTADDLPHLHALLEQVDVVVSQPVRDGYRDLPVGTAEVVAAGARRPRLVVVPVVRWAALHPFQVIVRSPAAGEPPVVPYHDLRVLAQAAGRPPLPEVPAPAAVRAVRELSVGELARRHEAHGSLPVTDLLLAAGAAATHTVNHPGNDVLRGLAGRVLGALGVEADVPDPGRTLLDSIHTPVAPQVLDALGLAPAAGSTSGPGAQDWLVHGERVPQDVVRAEHLRWYGEHPGVAEAGLVRHAAAYEALAA, from the coding sequence GTGACCGGACGCCGACGACACTACGCGCACTTCTACGGCCTCGCGCCGGTCACCCGGGACGACCGGCCGCTGGTGCTGGTCCACGGCAACTGCCAGGCCGAGTCCGTGCGCGTGCTGCTCGACTTCCCCGCCTCCCCCGTGCGCACGGTCCGGGTGCCGCCGGTGCACGAGCTGACCGCCGACGACCTGCCGCACCTGCACGCCCTGCTCGAGCAGGTCGACGTGGTCGTCTCGCAGCCGGTCCGGGACGGCTACCGGGACCTGCCCGTGGGGACCGCCGAGGTCGTCGCCGCGGGCGCGCGCCGTCCGCGGCTCGTGGTGGTGCCCGTCGTCCGCTGGGCCGCGCTGCACCCCTTCCAGGTCATCGTCCGCTCCCCCGCCGCGGGGGAACCGCCCGTCGTGCCGTACCACGACCTGCGCGTGCTGGCGCAGGCCGCGGGACGACCGCCGCTGCCGGAGGTCCCGGCCCCCGCGGCCGTCCGGGCCGTGCGGGAGCTGTCCGTCGGGGAGCTGGCGCGCCGGCACGAGGCGCACGGGTCGCTGCCCGTCACCGACCTGCTCCTGGCCGCCGGGGCGGCGGCCACCCACACGGTCAACCACCCGGGCAACGACGTCCTGCGGGGTCTGGCCGGGCGGGTCCTGGGCGCGCTGGGCGTCGAGGCCGACGTCCCCGACCCGGGCCGGACGCTGCTGGACAGCATCCACACCCCCGTGGCCCCGCAGGTGCTGGACGCCCTGGGGCTGGCCCCCGCCGCCGGTTCCACCAGCGGGCCCGGCGCGCAGGACTGGCTCGTGCACGGCGAGCGCGTGCCGCAGGACGTCGTGCGCGCCGAGCACCTGCGCTGGTACGGCGAGCACCCAGGGGTCGCCGAGGCCGGGCTGGTGCGGCACGCCGCGGCGTACGAGGCGCTGGCCGCGTGA
- a CDS encoding alpha/beta fold hydrolase, giving the protein MILEGVRRANGEPVDVVTTGTGPGLVLVHGTRAAADYTRLAERLGARFTVHRYDREHTGRDGARYAVADDVALLGAVLTRTGARLVLGHGLGGLVALLATAGLLDRCVERVAVYDAVLPIDGSVPEEALEQAARALATGSPELALAHLDRHLRTSSLQAVGRSERVQRLVGGLLARTEWGRSTAARLPQVLAETRAGLQFDGPADSYADLPARALLLTGERSPAFFGEAALAMAAAVPSATALVAGGCGHDSLLRAARRCVTPLETFLAGDTLF; this is encoded by the coding sequence GTGATCCTGGAGGGCGTCCGGCGGGCGAACGGCGAACCCGTCGACGTCGTCACCACCGGGACCGGCCCCGGTCTGGTCCTCGTCCACGGCACCCGTGCCGCCGCCGACTACACCAGGCTCGCCGAGCGACTGGGCGCCCGGTTCACCGTGCACCGCTACGACCGCGAGCACACCGGCCGCGACGGCGCCCGCTACGCCGTCGCCGACGACGTCGCCCTGCTCGGAGCCGTCCTGACCCGCACCGGTGCCCGCCTCGTCCTGGGCCACGGCCTCGGCGGGCTCGTCGCCCTGCTGGCCACCGCCGGCCTGCTCGACCGCTGCGTCGAGCGCGTCGCCGTCTACGACGCCGTCCTGCCCATCGACGGGTCCGTGCCCGAGGAGGCCCTCGAGCAGGCCGCGCGGGCGCTGGCGACCGGCTCGCCCGAGCTGGCCCTGGCCCACCTCGACCGGCACCTGCGGACCTCCTCGCTGCAGGCGGTGGGACGCTCCGAACGCGTGCAGCGCCTGGTCGGCGGCCTGCTGGCCCGCACCGAGTGGGGCCGGTCCACCGCCGCCCGGCTGCCGCAGGTGCTCGCCGAGACCCGGGCCGGGCTGCAGTTCGACGGCCCCGCCGACAGCTACGCCGACCTGCCCGCCCGGGCCCTGCTGCTGACCGGGGAACGGTCGCCCGCGTTCTTCGGCGAGGCCGCCCTGGCGATGGCCGCCGCCGTCCCGAGCGCGACCGCGCTCGTCGCCGGCGGCTGCGGGCACGACTCCCTGCTGCGGGCCGCGCGCCGCTGCGTGACGCCGCTGGAGACGTTCCTGGCGGGGGACACCCTGTTCTGA
- a CDS encoding glycosyltransferase, translating into MRVPEAAVVCLVLGPATHGVTAEALAQWDVLRTDGRGPVHLVRREGPPDLTDLTAALRDVPAGVVSLHVTDRLLGPSPEDAAALVEGLARQRPLVLTLHDLPQASDGAVNHPRRAAAYGRMARVAAHVVVASRHEERLLAACGVERPCTVVPLPVPHVAPSPAAAPGTTPTAVAVLGYLYPGKGHLQVVEALDALPAGVGLLALGRPSDGHEDLVDELVIRAAAAGRSCRITGFVPSAELPARLRSAVLPVAPHEHLSASGSISTWIGAGRRPLVPRSDYAEELLERSPGCVTVYDDLRTALARAWADPASTWAGAAAGPPGPTVAQTTARLRAVLRAAGRHVLIDVRDGARVPTP; encoded by the coding sequence GTGAGGGTCCCCGAGGCGGCCGTCGTCTGCCTGGTGCTCGGCCCCGCCACCCACGGCGTCACCGCCGAGGCGCTGGCCCAGTGGGACGTGCTGCGGACCGACGGCCGCGGACCGGTGCACCTGGTCCGCCGCGAGGGCCCGCCCGACCTCACCGACCTCACCGCCGCCCTGCGCGACGTCCCGGCCGGGGTCGTCTCGCTGCACGTGACCGACCGGCTGCTGGGCCCGAGCCCCGAGGACGCCGCCGCGCTCGTCGAGGGCCTGGCCCGGCAGCGGCCCCTCGTGCTCACGCTGCACGACCTGCCCCAGGCCAGCGACGGGGCCGTCAACCACCCCCGGCGCGCCGCCGCCTACGGGCGCATGGCGCGGGTCGCGGCCCACGTGGTCGTCGCCAGCCGCCACGAGGAACGTCTCCTGGCCGCCTGCGGCGTCGAGCGGCCGTGCACCGTCGTCCCGCTGCCGGTGCCGCACGTGGCCCCCTCGCCCGCCGCCGCCCCCGGCACGACGCCGACCGCGGTGGCCGTGCTCGGGTACCTGTACCCCGGCAAGGGGCACCTGCAGGTCGTGGAGGCCCTCGACGCGCTCCCCGCCGGGGTGGGCCTGCTCGCGCTGGGCCGCCCCTCGGACGGTCACGAGGACCTCGTCGACGAGCTCGTCATCCGCGCGGCGGCGGCGGGGCGCTCCTGCCGGATCACGGGTTTCGTGCCGTCGGCCGAGCTGCCGGCGCGGCTGCGCTCGGCCGTGCTGCCGGTCGCCCCGCACGAGCACCTGTCGGCGTCCGGCTCCATCAGCACCTGGATCGGCGCCGGCCGCCGTCCCCTGGTCCCGCGCAGCGACTACGCCGAGGAACTGCTGGAACGCTCCCCGGGGTGCGTGACGGTCTACGACGACTTGCGCACGGCCCTGGCGCGGGCCTGGGCGGACCCGGCCTCGACCTGGGCCGGGGCGGCCGCCGGGCCGCCGGGCCCGACGGTCGCGCAGACCACCGCCCGGCTGCGCGCGGTCCTGCGGGCCGCCGGCCGGCACGTGCTGATCGACGTGCGCGACGGCGCCCGGGTGCCCACCCCGTGA
- a CDS encoding GuaB1 family IMP dehydrogenase-related protein has translation MRFLDGQQPRHDLTYNDVFLAPSRSDVTSRLDVDLSTGDGTGTTIPVVVANMTAVSGRRMAETVARRGGMAVLPQDLPLDVVAEVVSWVKDRHPVFETPVVLDEHATVAEALALIPKRSHGAAVVLDGGRHVLGVVTPADCADVDRFTQVGAVMSRRPVSLDAATVESDLEAAFGVLHDSRRRFAPVVRDDGDGPVLVGALTRTGALRSTVYTPALDARGRLRVAAAVGINGDVAATAKALLDTGIDTLVVDTAHGHQEKMLDALRAVRSVDPQVPVVAGNVVTAAGVRDLVAAGADVVKVGVGPGAMCTTRMMTGVGRPQFSAVLECAAAARELGAHVWADGGVRHPRDVALALAAGASQVMVGSWFAGTHESPGDLAVDAGGREYKESFGMASARAVAARTRADSPFQRARKGLFEEGISSSRMHLDPARPGVEDLLDQITSGVRSSFTYVGARTVPEYAERAVVGLQSSAGYDEGRPLPAGW, from the coding sequence GTGCGCTTCCTCGACGGCCAGCAGCCCCGGCACGACCTGACCTACAACGACGTGTTCCTCGCGCCGTCGCGGTCGGACGTCACCTCCCGCCTCGACGTGGACCTGTCCACCGGCGACGGCACGGGGACCACGATCCCCGTCGTCGTGGCCAACATGACGGCGGTCTCGGGCCGGCGGATGGCCGAGACCGTCGCCCGCCGCGGCGGCATGGCCGTCCTGCCGCAGGACCTGCCCCTCGACGTCGTCGCGGAGGTCGTCTCCTGGGTCAAGGACCGCCACCCCGTCTTCGAGACGCCCGTCGTGCTGGACGAGCACGCCACCGTCGCCGAGGCGCTGGCCCTCATCCCCAAGCGCTCCCACGGCGCGGCCGTCGTCCTGGACGGCGGCCGGCACGTCCTCGGCGTCGTCACCCCCGCCGACTGCGCCGACGTCGACCGCTTCACGCAGGTCGGGGCGGTCATGAGCCGGCGGCCGGTGTCCCTGGACGCCGCCACCGTCGAGTCCGACCTCGAGGCCGCCTTCGGCGTGCTGCACGACTCCCGCCGCCGGTTCGCCCCCGTCGTGCGCGACGACGGCGACGGGCCGGTCCTCGTCGGGGCCCTCACGCGCACGGGGGCGCTGCGCTCCACCGTCTACACCCCGGCCCTCGACGCGCGCGGCCGGCTGCGCGTCGCCGCCGCCGTCGGCATCAACGGCGACGTGGCCGCCACCGCGAAGGCGTTGCTGGACACCGGGATCGACACCCTCGTCGTCGACACCGCGCACGGGCACCAGGAGAAGATGCTCGACGCGCTGCGCGCCGTGCGCTCCGTGGACCCGCAGGTGCCCGTCGTGGCCGGCAACGTCGTGACGGCCGCCGGCGTGCGCGACCTCGTCGCTGCCGGCGCGGACGTCGTCAAGGTCGGCGTCGGGCCCGGGGCCATGTGCACCACGCGGATGATGACCGGCGTCGGGCGCCCGCAGTTCTCCGCCGTCCTGGAGTGCGCCGCGGCCGCGCGCGAGCTCGGCGCCCACGTCTGGGCCGACGGCGGTGTCCGCCACCCGCGCGACGTCGCCCTCGCCCTGGCCGCCGGCGCCTCGCAGGTCATGGTCGGGTCCTGGTTCGCCGGCACCCACGAGAGCCCCGGCGACCTCGCCGTCGACGCCGGCGGGCGCGAGTACAAGGAGAGCTTCGGGATGGCCTCGGCCCGCGCCGTCGCCGCCCGCACCCGCGCCGACTCCCCGTTCCAGCGCGCCCGCAAGGGCCTGTTCGAGGAGGGCATCTCCTCCTCGCGCATGCACCTGGACCCCGCCCGCCCGGGCGTGGAGGACCTGCTCGACCAGATCACCTCCGGCGTCCGGTCCTCCTTCACCTACGTCGGGGCCCGCACCGTGCCCGAGTACGCCGAGCGCGCCGTCGTGGGCCTGCAGTCCTCCGCCGGGTACGACGAAGGACGCCCGCTGCCCGCGGGCTGGTGA
- a CDS encoding FkbM family methyltransferase, whose product MDRLAVERLTAVVDIGANPIDGDPPYKDMLTAGLCTVTGFEPQAEALTALLEAAGPNERYLPHAVGDGGEHELKVTWMNGMTSLFEPDVRRLSALNEFARYGEVLRRGTVATKRLDDLDDLGPLDLLKIDVQGSELTIFQNGRRTLAGAVAVHTEVSFVPLYEGQPLFGEVDAELRAQGFLPHTFAAIKKWPIAPGVLDGNIFEHHQQVIEADVAYVKDFGRLEVLEAEQVKHLALLAHFVYGSTDLVVRCLVQLVSDGVVDEQVVADYGAAIGRSLTTNGVRSDR is encoded by the coding sequence GTGGATCGACTGGCGGTGGAGCGGCTCACGGCCGTGGTTGACATCGGGGCGAACCCGATCGACGGTGACCCCCCGTACAAGGACATGCTCACCGCGGGCCTGTGCACGGTCACGGGATTCGAACCGCAGGCCGAGGCCCTCACCGCCCTGCTCGAGGCCGCGGGACCGAACGAGCGGTACCTGCCGCACGCCGTCGGCGACGGCGGCGAGCACGAGCTCAAGGTCACCTGGATGAACGGGATGACCAGCCTCTTCGAGCCGGACGTGCGGCGGCTGTCCGCGCTGAACGAGTTCGCGCGCTACGGGGAGGTCCTGCGCCGCGGCACCGTCGCCACGAAGCGCCTGGACGACCTCGACGACCTCGGGCCCCTGGACCTGCTGAAGATCGACGTCCAGGGCTCGGAGCTGACGATCTTCCAGAACGGGCGGCGGACCCTGGCCGGGGCCGTCGCCGTGCACACCGAGGTCTCCTTCGTCCCGCTGTACGAGGGCCAGCCGCTGTTCGGCGAGGTCGACGCCGAGCTGCGCGCCCAGGGGTTCCTGCCGCACACCTTCGCGGCGATCAAGAAGTGGCCCATCGCCCCGGGCGTGCTGGACGGGAACATCTTCGAGCACCACCAGCAGGTCATCGAGGCCGACGTGGCCTACGTCAAGGACTTCGGGCGGCTGGAGGTGCTGGAGGCCGAGCAGGTCAAGCACCTGGCCCTGCTGGCCCACTTCGTCTACGGCTCCACCGACCTCGTCGTGCGCTGCCTGGTGCAGCTGGTCTCCGACGGGGTCGTGGACGAGCAGGTCGTCGCCGACTACGGCGCGGCGATCGGCCGCTCGCTGACGACGAACGGCGTGCGCAGCGACCGCTGA